Proteins encoded in a region of the Vicia villosa cultivar HV-30 ecotype Madison, WI linkage group LG5, Vvil1.0, whole genome shotgun sequence genome:
- the LOC131603109 gene encoding SEC1 family transport protein SLY1-like — translation MTLNLRQKQTECIARMLNLNQPINATGTNEEAYKILIYDKFCQNILSPLIHVKDLRKHGVTLYFLIDKDRKPVHDVPAVYFVQPIQSNVQRIIADASRSLYQSFHLNFSTSIPRPLLEDLASGTLSSDSIHRVSKVHDQYLEFVTLEDNLFSLAQKSCFLQLNDPSAGDREIEDIVEKVVSGLFCVLATLGVVPVIRCPRGGPGEMVATALDQRIRDHLLSKNNLFTEGGNFVSSFQRPVLCIFDRNFELPVAIQHDFRYRPLVHDVLGLKLNRLSVQGEKGGMRSYELDSADPFWVANGGLEFPEVAVEIETQLNKYKNDVDEVNKRTGGNHGAEFDGTDLIGNTKHLMNAVNSLPELTERKQVIDKHTNIATVLLGEIKERSLDSYAKKENDMMVRGGIERSELLSVLRGKGTKMDKLRFAIMYLISSETINQPEVEAVETALKESEVDIAAFQYVKKIKSLNVSFASANSASRSNIVDWAEKLYGQSISAVTAGVKNLLSSDRQLALARTVEALIEGRPNPETDVYLAFDPRAPKSSAGTSGSHLKGPFKEAIVFMIGGGNYVEYCSLQELAQNQQPPKHIIYGTTELLTGVDFVEQLTLLGKKMGLGNVAPTPAQ, via the exons ATGACTCTCAATCTTCGCCAGAAACAAACAG AATGCATCGCACGAATGCTAAACCTAAACCAACCAATAAACGCCACCGGAACGAACGAAGAAGCCTACAAGATCCTAATCTACGACAAATTCTGCCAGAACATCCTCTCGCCGTTAATTCACGTCAAAGATCTACGAAAACACGGCGTCACTTTGTACTTCCTCATCGACAAAGACCGCAAACCCGTTCACGACGTTCCCGCCGTTTACTTCGTTCAACCGATTCAATCCAATGTTCAGCGAATCATCGCCGATGCTTCTCGATCTCTCTACCAGAGTTTCCACCTCAATTTCTCCACCTCGATCCCTCGTCCTCTTCTCGAAGATCTCGCTTCGGGGACGCTGAGTTCCGATTCGATTCATCGTGTTTCGAAGGTTCATGATCAGTATCTTGAGTTTGTTACTCTGGAGGATAATTTGTTTTCGTTGGCGCAGAAATCTTGTTTCCTTCAGCTTAATGATCCGTCTGCTGGTGACCGGGAGATTGAGGATATTGTGGAGAAGGTTGTTTCGGGGTTGTTTTGTGTTTTGGCGACTCTTGGTGTTGTGCCGGTTATTCGGTGTCCTCGCGGTGGACCGGGGGAGATGGTTGCTACTGCGTTGGATCAGCGGATTCGGGATCATTTGTTGTCGAAGAATAATTTGTTTACTGAGGGTGGGAATTTTGTTAGCTCTTTTCAGCGTCCGGTTTTGTGTATCTTTGACAGGAATTTTGAGCTTCCGGTGGCGATTCAGCATGATTTTAGGTATCGGCCGTTGGTTCATGATGTTTTGGGGTTGAAGTTGAATAGATTGAGTGTTCAAGGGGAGAAAGGTGGGATGCGGTCTTATGAGTTGGATAGTGCGGATCCGTTTTGGGTTGCTAATGGGGGGCTGGAGTTCCCTGAGGTTGCGGTGGAGATTGAGACTCAGCTGAATAAGTATAAGAATGATGTCGATGAGGTGAATAAGAGGACCGGAGGAAATCACGGTGCTGAGTTTGATGGGACGGATTTGATTGGTAACACAAAGCATTTGATGAATGCTGTGAACTCGTTGCCCGAGCTTACTGAGAGGAAGCAGGTGATTGATAAGCATACTAACATTGCTACTGTGTTGTTGGGTGAGATCAAAGAGAGGTCTCTTGATTCTTATGCTAAGAAGGAGAATGACATGATGGTTAGAGGGGGCATTGAGCGGAGTGAACTTCTCAGTGTGCTCAGAGGGAAGGGAACTAAGATGGATAAGCTTCGATTTGCAATCATGTATCTTATTTCATCGGAAACCATTAATCAGCCTGAAGTGGAAGCTGTGGAAACGGCGCTGAAAGAGTCTGAGGTTGATATTGCTGCTTTTCAGTACGTGAAAAAGATTAAATCTCTTAATGTTTCATTCGCATCTGCGAATTCTGCTAGTAGAAGTAATATTGTTGACTGGGCGGAGAAACTCTATGGACAATCAATAAGTGCGGTGACTGCCGGTGTCAAAAATCTTTTATCTAGTGACAGGCAGCTAGCATTGGCGAGGACTGTTGAAGCCTTGATTGAAGGAAGACCAAATCCTGAAACAGATGTATACCTAGCATTCGATCCTCGTGCTCCTAAGTCCAGTGCTGGAACAAGTGGCAGCCATTTGAAAGGACCATTTAAGGAAGCAATTGTGTTCATGATTGGTGGTGGTAATTATGTTGAATATTGTAGTCTGCAAGAGCTTGCACAAAATCAGCAACCTCCTAAGCATATTATATATGGAACAACTGAACTTTTAACTGGAGTGGACTTTGTAGAGCAGCTTACATTGTTGGGGAAGAAGATGGGTTTGGGTAATGTTGCTCCTACCCCAGCTCAGTAG
- the LOC131603107 gene encoding pentatricopeptide repeat-containing protein At1g62260, mitochondrial-like, with product MSTLYNTLRNTRNTIAPRIRAFASQTKTNDTPTQLLYQLNKKISHLIRTGRLTDARALFDSIDHRNTVTWNSMITGYVQRREIAKARQLFDEMPHKDIVSWNLIISGYFSCRGSRFVEEGRKLFDQMPQRDFVSWNTVISGYAKNGRMDQALEVFKSMPQRNVVSCNAMITGFLLNGEVDSAVGFFRSMTERDSASLSGLISGLVRNGELDMAARILIEYGNEGGEKDDLVYAYNVLIAGYGQRGMVEEARRLFDGVMSDQGDGNKGQARFRRNVVSWNSMMMCYVKAGDVVSARELFDRMLERDACSWNTMISGYVQICNMEEASKLFSLMPSPDELSWNSIISGFAQIGDLTRAKEFFEKMPHKNLISWNSVIAGYEKNEEYKGAIELFSQMQLEGERPDRHTLSSVLSASTGLVDLYLGRQIHQFITKTVIPDLPINNSLITMYSRCGTIGDARAVFNEMKLYKDVITWNAMIGGYAFHGFAAQALELFELMKRLKIQPTYITFISVLNACAHAGLVEEGKRQFNSMISDYGIEPRVEHFASLVDILGRQGQLQEAMDLIDSMTMKPDKAVWGALLGACRVHNNVELAQVAAKALIRLEPESSAPYALLFNIYADLGQWDDAERVRALMEENNVKKQAGYSWVDSNNC from the coding sequence ATGTCAACGTTGTACAACACTCTGAGGAACACAAGAAACACAATTGCTCCTCGTATACGTGCTTTTGCTTCTCAAACGAAAACCAACGACACACCAACACAGTTACTCTACCAATTGAACAAAAAGATATCTCATTTGATTCGAACCGGTAGACTAACCGACGCGAGGGCATTGTTTGATTCCATTGACCACCGAAACACTGTTACTTGGAACTCCATGATCACTGGATACGTTCAACGGAGAGAGATAGCTAAGGCACGCCagttgtttgatgaaatgccccACAAGGATATTGTGTCTTGGAACCTAATTATATCGGGTTACTTTTCTTGTCGCGGAAGCCGGTTTGTTGAAGAGGGGAGGAAGCTGTTTGATCAAATGCCTCAAAGGGATTTTGTTTCTTGGAACACTGTCATTAGTGGGTATGCTAAGAATGGAAGAATGGATCAAGCTCTTGAGGTTTTTAAGTCGATGCCACAACGGAATGTTGTGTCTTGCAATGCGATGATAACTGGGTTTTTGTTGAATGGTGAGGTGGATTCGGCTGTTGGTTTTTTTAGGAGTATGACAGAGCGTGACTCGGCTTCTCTTAGTGGTCTTATATCTGGACTTGTTAGGAATGGTGAGTTGGATATGGCTGCTAGGATTTTGATTGAGTATGGGAATGAGGGTGGTGAGAAAGATGATTTGGTGTATGCTTATAATGTCCTGATTGCAGGGTATGGCCAGAGAGGAATGGTTGAAGAGGCGCGGCGTCTTTTTGACGGGGTCATGTCTGATCAAGGTGATGGAAATAAGGGTCAAGCGAGATTTAGGAGAAATGTGGTATCGTGGAATTCGATGAtgatgtgttatgtgaaagcAGGAGATGTTGTCTCTGCTAGGGAGCTCTTTGATAGGATGTTGGAGCGGGATGCTTGTTCTTGGAACACCATGATCAGTGGTTATGTTCAAATATGTAATATGGAAGAGGCTTCGAAGCTTTTCTCGCTAATGCCGAGTCCTGATGAACTTTCATGGAATTCAATAATATCCGGGTTTGCGCAGATTGGTGATTTGACACGTGCGAAAGAGTTCTTTGAGAAGATGCCCCACAAAAACCTGATCTCGTGGAACTCGGTAATAGCTGGTTATGAGAAAAATGAAGAGTATAAGGGTGCTATTGAGCTATTTTCTCAGATGCAGCTTGAAGGAGAGAGACCAGACAGGCACACTTTGTCGTCAGTTCTCAGTGCGTCTACTGGGTTGGTGGATCTTTACCTTGGTAGGCAGATTCATCAGTTTATCACAAAGACTGTTATTCCTGATTTGCCAATAAATAATTCCCTCATAACCATGTACTCAAGATGTGGGACAATTGGTGATGCACGCGCTGTGTTTAATGAGATGAAACTTTATAAAGATGTGATTACTTGGAATGCAATGATTGGAGGTTATGCTTTTCACGGTTTTGCTGCTCAGGCTCTAGAGCTTTTCGAACTGATGAAGAGGCTTAAAATTCAACCTACCTATATAACCTTTATTTCAGTTTTGAATGCATGTGCGCATGCAGGATTAGTTGAAGAAGGGAAGAGGCAATTCAATTCCATGATTAGTGACTATGGTATTGAACCGCGGGTTGAGCACTTTGCCTCCCTTGTGGACATCTTGGGGCGGCAGGGACAGCTTCAAGAGGCTATGGATTTGATTGATAGCATGACAATGAAACCGGATAAGGCAGTGTGGGGTGCGCTTCTAGGTGCTTGTAGAGTGCATAATAATGTAGAATTGGCCCAAGTAGCAGCTAAAGCATTGATCCGTCTTGAACCAGAAAGTTCAGCTCCTTATGcattgttatttaatatatatgcTGATTTAGGGCAGTGGGATGATGCTGAGAGAGTGAGAGCATTGATGGAAGAAAATAATGTCAAGAAGCAAGCAGGATATAGTTGGGTAGATTCTAACAATTGTTAA
- the LOC131605701 gene encoding uncharacterized protein LOC131605701 has translation MNRKANSVVGKRVLSSRSNTSPVTVSNSLTFARTSHEVPVMVGNNGVDVRTHLQHNDESESTYVAPRAMSLTMAETLVHGPPHSHAPAQLSGSSQKLDEVALKNSRLWVPMMPYMPRSMGASSLVKLKVKTSSQRYPIAHSNALRELNGVSLAAKHNLRFNGSRMLTTKSNSTSTPSRTTSNSTPSAWITLEKRPTFQTQSRSDFLKNLSKKSSSNDVSCVSEKSQASTEKENDTSCTISKSRDSINEEQQYIPNFILNSEEEEIAFLRSLGWEENDNGDECLTEEEIQEFYDKYAKLLRFGCDGAESDNHMTMC, from the exons ATGAATAGGAAGGCTAATAGTGTTGTTGGCAAAAGAGTGTTATCTTCTAGGTCAAACACTTCACCTGTCACTGTGAGCAATAGCCTTACCTTCGCGCGAACATCGCACGAGGTTCCTGTGATGGTTGGAAACAATGGAGTTGATGTAAGGACTCATCTGCAGCATAATGATGAATCCGAAAGCACATATGTTGCTCCGCGTGCAATGAGCCTCACTATGGCTGAGACATTGGTTCATGGTCCACCGCATTCTCACGCGCCTGCACAA TTGTCTGGTAGTAGTCAGAAGCTTGATGAGGTGGCTCTTAAGAATTCGCGGCTATGGGTCCCTATGATGCCGTATATGCCAAGATCCATG GGTGCTAGCTCTTTGGTGAAGTTGAAGGTCAAAACAAGCTCACAACGGTATCCCATTGCGCATTCTAATGCTTTGCGAGAGTTGAATGGTGTATCTTTAGCCGCAAAGCACAACTTGAGATTCAATGGAAGTAGGATGCTAACCACAAAGTCCAACTCTACTTCCACTCCTTCTAGAACTACAAGTAATTCAACTCCTTCTGCATGGATAACACTGGAGAAGAGACCTACTTTTCAAACCCAAAGTAGAAGTGATTTCcttaagaatctctcaaagaagaGTTCCTCAAACGACGTGTCTTGTGTCTCGGAGAAATCTCAAGCAAGCACAGAGAAAGAGAACGATACTAGCTGCACCATTTCAAAATCTAGGGATTCAATTAATGAAGAGCAACAATATATCcccaacttcattttaaattcGGAAGAAGAAGAAATTGCGTTCTTGCGTTCACTTGGGTGGGAGGAAAACGATAATGGCGatgaatgtcttacagaagaggAGATACaagaattttatgataaa TATGCGAAATTGCTACGATTTGGATGTGATGGAGCAGAATCGGACAATCATATGACTATGTGTTAA